The Elgaria multicarinata webbii isolate HBS135686 ecotype San Diego chromosome 1, rElgMul1.1.pri, whole genome shotgun sequence genome includes the window TATCACTCTCAAGCTTCAGTCTTGCCCCTtgagcttgtacttcactttttgtcaagggggtcatagacccacttttgggagaaggctgagccaaagtaggaattgagcacttctgccttttctttctcaactgttatcattttgccatccacatttcttccctctgtcttttactTTGCACATCTCTGTAAAagctattttgtttcttttagcatccctcgctagcctcagctcattctcagctttagctttcctgatgccattgctgcacttctgtgctacctgtctgtactcttcctctgcagcctggccttccttcacaTGATTCCCCATGTCAATAATTGCCATTACATCTACAGAAAACGAACTGGGGGTGTGCACCACAAACCAGCCATGGGCCACCCAAAATCACAAACCTTTTCCCCTGGGAGATTGTTTGTTCTGTCTGGCCAACCCCTTTGTTTAAGTCTAAGGTAAAGGTGGATGCAATGCTAGGGGTGTGTGAGGAGACCGTTTCCTGGTGATAGGGGTGCATATTTTGGGATGTCCTGTAGCTTATTTTGGGGAGCAGATGTGTGGAAACTTCAGTTTGTTATTCAGATTGCTTCTGCACCTCCCTGTTGAAGAAGGAACTGGGAACAAGGTAGgcttccacccttaaaggcagtgtaaaatgtttttaattaaaataaatgaagttcAGAATCTCATCAAACCACATTCTTAGCAGGTTTGCATAGAATTACAGCATTCCAGTTACAGTCTACATTGTTACAATCACTTAAGATGAATTCCCTCTTAGCTAGCTTTAAGCATCCCTTTCATATTCCCAGTTAGAATAATTAAATAGTGATAGAGAAATTCCCAGTGGGCTGTATCGTGTGGAGTGGGTGTGAATGGTCGTCTCTGAGAATACAAAAAGCACAGGTAGCCATCTgatgttggccataagaaaacaaaaacaaaaaccaattaTTAAGCCAACTCAAAAGTCACAAAATAGTGTGTAAGCTTTCAATGTCTCTTCATCTGGCAAGCAAgctggtgggatggggtgggggggctgactTGATCTTGAAGTCATGAAGTCTGCATTGTCTGAGTCTTAAGATGAAATGGGGGAAGAGGctacagacattcaaattaggtcACCAGTTGCTATGATTGTGGGACTGTCTCTGTGTCCAAGAACTGCTGGGATGAACAAACAATGATTAATATAACCCATTACAAAAATATATAGCTGTTACTCAGAACTGTCTGTCTCCATCCTTAAGTGAAACACATAGGTTCTTGGAGGTGGAAAGCAAAACCAGACAGTtgttatattaacaaagctgcaGATAATTTTAAATGATGTACTAGGTAAGAGAAAACATCAATAGAAGCCCAATTGGGTTGTTTCCCTAGTAGTCAGAGATGTACCTTCAGAGGTTAAAGTCCAAGCTTCAGAATAGTTTCTATATTGGAGCCCTTTTTGTTTCTGGGACATCACTTCGCCAGTATTTTTTTTCCATACACAACTGCTGCTCTGTGGTCACTTGTTAATGAATACAGCTCAGTATCAGTTGTGTTTATAACATGATCAAATGCTACATACCAACGCATAGTGTTGTAACAATGGAAGAAGTAAGAGTTTGAAAGCTCACatgtgtattattgcatttatatccagccttttttcctccaaggaggcaatcataatcctcctcctcctctccattttatcctcacaacaacaaccctgtgaggtaggttgggctgagagtctgtgactggcccaaaatcacccagtgagtttccatggccagtggggactagaacccggatctcccaactcccagtccaacacgttagcaactacaccacactggcacaagCACATGCTACTACAGCCCAGCaccccagcctatcaagatcactttgaagtttgtttctgtcttccagggtcttagctatcccacccaattttgtgtcatctgcaaatttggtaagccttcgctgcacctccttgtccaaatcattaataaaaatgttgaagagcactgggcccaggactgagccctgcggtaccccactcgttgcctctcttcCTTGGAGAATGGTTGAGTTGAGAATGTAATAAAAGTAAGTCATATTCAGAAAGTTAATATTTACTTCTGGACTTTTTATCTGTGCCTTTCCCCATTCCAGTTCTTGTATTCTTCTAACCATTCTGGAATAGGAGGCAGGCAACCTTAGGAAGTTTGCACATTAAAATAGGCGTGATCCAACAAACATTAAGCACTTTCGTCCCATTTATTTCACTGACAGAGATTCAAGCACATCCTCACATCTCCCCCTGAATTTCAATTGGAAGTGCTTCTTGGCTGGATCGTGTCACTCTAAGCAGGTACAATTCTGGTCCtcttattattttcaaaattcaACAAGTTTCTATCCTGTTTAAGGATTGCACCCCTTTTCCTGCCCCCCCGGGCAACGATCCAATCAGCGACTCGCTTATAATAGGTACCAGCCAATGAGCACTTGTGGTTTAGATTAGCGcaccaaccccctccccctcgaAGCCTTTAGGCCTGGGCGGCGGAGGCGCCGTTCCGTTCCGCTCCGCTGTTGTTTGGGCTTCGGTGAGGCTCGGTAATGGCGGCAGCAGGAGAGCAGCTGAGTTCGGTGCCCGAGGCGCAGATAGACTCCGACGGCACCTTCAAATACATTTTGGTGCGAGTGAAGCGCGGCGCTGACGAATACCGCGATATCGTGAGAGGCTCCGCCGCCGCCGAGTTCCACAGTGAGCGGAGCCGTCGGCCGGAGGGCTTCGGGCGGGCGGGAGGGCGGGAAGGCAGGCCGGCAGGCCGGCCTGAGGTTCCTCTCCCGCCCCCCTCTGGGTGCAAACGTGTGAATCAAGAATGCGTGTATTTTGCTCTGCCTGTGTGGAAGCCCTACAAGGAGCACAACCCGCTTCAAGTTTGCATAAGATTGGCATGTGCTGGTGCATAAATATAGACTTGAGTGCTGATGGACTCACTTGGGTTAATGAAATTGCTGCACGAGCAAACTGAATTTTTCATCCTACAAAgggtggggaatcatagaatagcagagttggaaggggcctacaaggccatcgagtccaaccccctgatcaatgcaggaatccatgctcACCCTAAAATGGTTACATCGCTTCTGCAGAAAGCTGGGGccgatctacatcaagcaggatataacacttttaaaacagtatgaaaacggtatatgtaatctgtcctgggcctgaatagttgtcataacccttataaactgttataagcagtagtgtagatcctgccccgaaATTCTACACATATCAAGTCTAAAGCAAAGACAAATGTATGTCTCAtggggcatatttatttatttcatttattaattacacttatataccgcccccatagccagagctctctgggtggtttacagagattctaaaattgagataaaaacaaggatacaaaatttaaaattttaaaatacagaacatacacacataaagcattaaaaacagttaaaaaaaactgcaCCCCCGAAATTGTGCTTTTAGAAAGCTTGAAAACCACTAGGTTTAATAAGGCATGAGGTGTTAGATACTCCCCTCCTCTCTTCTTTCaacgtgtgtgtgttgtgtggtggtTGTGTCTAACCCAATTTTCTTCATTTTGGGGAGCCAACACATACCCATTAGATTCAACATCAGTTGGCATCCCACTTAAAGATAGTTTCTGCTTATACATGCACACACTTAAGGATGGCAGCCTTGTTCAAAATGGATTTTGGAAGTTGATACAGGAGAAATAACTTGAAATGTTTAAATGCTTAGTGGGAGAATGCAGCCACTTCTTCCCCAATTGGTATAGGATAACCTTTGAACATACTAGTTCAGCACCTTAAACTTGGTGTTTGACTTCACTGTAAGATCTAGTTGTAAAAAGAGGTGCTCGGGTATGTTGTGCAATGCTGTAAGTTttggcttttgcttttttttttttactcaatcCTTTGCAGTACTATTCTCACAATGAActgagaatgagagagaaaattGCTCTCCCAAGGGTACTCAGAATAAAATCAGGCCTTCCAGGCTCAAGCTCAACTCTTCTTTGCTAGATTTTCTTTATTGTGAGGTTTCTTCACTCAAAAGTTATCTTTGTAACGTAGATGTATTCTAAAGTTTATGAGGCAGAAATTATTTTTCTACTGCTTCTAATATTTCTACTTTTtcacaaatgttttttttaaatcctcattGTGCTTTCTTCTTTTAAGGTCCTCTTGGTATTGTACTTTTATCTTTGCAGATCACATATTTGATAAAGTAAATCCTGAAATGGAAAAACTGGGGTTTGTATGCAAGTGTCTTGGAGGAGGAAAAATCGAGCATAATAGCAAAGACAAGAAAATCCGTGTATTTGGGCTTTCTATAGTAAGTGTTGTGTACAGCTAAAGCTTAAATATGACACTTTGCATATAAAGATGTAATTATAAGAACCCACAAAAATgtcttcatattttttttcttgccaGAAGGGATAGGCTTCTAGGTGCATTCACAATCCTATAAATTGTATTTAGTTTTCATAGATTTGGAATATTTTTAACATGTGAACATACTGGTATTTCATAATCTGCTAAGAAAGCACATGCAGTTGCTCTTTTACATGTAGAATAAACAAGAAATTAGTTGCTGATAATCTTTTAAGGCATTCTAAATAAAATGTAACATTCTTCAAAATAATTCTTTATGAAAGTATAATTTATAATCAGAGTGCCACACAAGCTCAGGATAGGTGACAGCCTCCTAAAATAAACTAGCAGGAATTAATCATGAGGGAACCACCACTGGATCAGCCCATTACTGACTGAAGTATAGTTTGCTGAAGTCCAACACTTACATCTCAGCATTGGGTATTAAAGGCAGCTAACAAGTTATCCCTTCCACTCCCAGCTTTCCcatcatgatttttaaaatttttatttatttatttgtttattgcacttatataccgctcccatagccagggctctctgggtggtttacagaaattctaaaattaagattaaaacaagtatacaaaattttaaattctaaaacacagaacatacacacataaagcattaaaaaccgttaaaaagaACCCTaaaatgtgggtaattaagatgtgccgccatatgcctgggcaaagaggaaagtcttaaccagaaggatagcagcgttggcgccaggcaagccttgtcagggagatcattccatagtctgggggccaccaccgaaaaggccctgtcccttgttgccacactccgagcctctctcggagtaggcacccggaggaggaccttagatgttgaacgtgaCGATTTAATGGCTTCAAATCCCCTAGTTTCCACTGAAATGAACCCCcctttcttctccctttccctaGCAGTCATACTCTCTTTGGGACATAAGCTGTGCCTTCCTTTGGTTATTCATTGGCTCAGCAAGGAACAGTGCCAACTCCTTTTTCAAAACACATAGAATGCCATTTCTGTAGTTTGTCAGTGGCCTCATTTCTAGAAGTTCAAATAACTATTTGCAATATCACTTTGCCATAGTGATGCTACTGTGCTAGAACTATGctggcacagtaatagaagcATTGGATGAAAGTTCCTGTGtcctacacctgcctccccccccccccaggatcatgccgggatcgttcctgtgcatccaaatgccacacgggataccgggagcaggcagggacgatccctcattTGCTtcggataacccttaggtgtggaaagggccttaCAGATGTTCATTATGATAGTTTAGGTACTGCTCTAATCCAGTTCTGCTTGTTCTCTCTACTTCCCACCCCCAGTTCCTTCACCCTTTTGTTTCCCAAGCATGTCTTACTATCATTATAGGAGGGAATAGTCTGGCCCTTCGGCCATAGAATAAGAAAAAAGAGCCCTGAGATCCCAACTGATCCAAACTATGAGTTGCTGTTAATTATTAattcagagagcaatcctatggtccctggagaaCATCCCAGGGACTGTAAGATTTTGAGAGTCCCTTTCTTTAAGCTGTACTGCTACCACAGCAGTATCCTCCTAAAATTGTACCATAGGTACAGCTTGGCTTTCGGAAGGGACTCTAAAATCCGATCCCCCTTCTGCCCCAGTAGAGGTTTGAAGCAGGGCGGGGACAAGAGAAGCCAGAATATGAGaatattgagcaggggtttggactcgatggccttgtaggccccttccaactctgctattctatgattctatggaaaaaCCCAATGACCTCAACCCACTTCCAAGCTCAGAAGCCTGTCTGGAGGAAAAATAAACAACACAAGGACATAGAGGCAAAAATTGTTTTgttcactcctcccaccctgtcaTCTCTTGCATATAGTCTCTCTTTGGAAATAATCataatggggattttttttttacctgcagGGATATGGCAAAGCCGATCATTCTGTAACTGTAGAAATACTGAAGAGAAGCTATGTGAATTATGAAATTAGTTGGTCAGATGACAAGAAGTGAACTACTGCTgtgaattttaaaattttaacagaATGTAGACttaatttttgttttcttccaaaAAGTACAATCAGTGTATTTAGCTTATTCTGAATAAAAAGCTTGAATGTGAATTTGTGGATGTTCTATTCAAATACGTTTAGGAAGTACTTCCAGGACGCTCATGGGATCAGGGTGAACTTCTGCAAAGGAGAGCTTTTTTGTATCCATGGAGCATTGCCCACTTCAGTATTCACAAGGCATTCATCCTATGAGCCAAGGAATTAGTCCAAGATGTCTCCCCTCTGACTGAAATCCAAGTTCAGCCTGGCCTCTGTGCTTCATTTGGGACATGATTTCTGGACATTCTTTAAAGGATGTTTTACTGGAAACCATACATAAGAACACCATGCTTTTGAGGAAGGAGGAACCTGAAGAGCAACAAGCCCAGGAATTCTAGGGACTTCCCATaccaatggccggggaaggcaacggcaaaccacccccgctataaggcctgccaagaaaacgtcagcgaaagctggcatccctccgagagtcagtaatgactcagtgcttgcaagagtggttcctttccttccccatgcCAAACCTGGCCCTACTTCCAATTGGACAGAAATCTAATCGACTACGGACAGCATAACTGCCAATTTCTCCCTCCCTAGTGGAGAGAGATTGTAACTGCTTCTTCTTGGCATGGGTGGCTTTCCTCATAGATTAATGGGTCATTGATGGTGCAGAAGGGTTATTATATAGATCTGACATGCATTCCCAGAAACACTTCATTGCGTCTCCAGAAAACCAGAAACATACCTGTTGTCCTAATCTGTTCGCAAGAACTGGAAGGCTTCTTCTGTTCAGGCTTCAAAAACGTATCACTTCACTGCAGCCTTTCCTTAAGAATGTGAGTGACTTGTGTGATTCACAACTGCAAAAGAACTACATATATCTGATATGCCTAATTGTATCTGGTATGTGAGGGTTTGGCCCTATAGAGTGGTTTATAAATACTTTCAATAAAAATATGATCACTCAGGTTCTTATTCCATGTTTATAGTTCTTGTGAAGTATAGAGAATCATTTTGGAATTCAAAAGACTAAACTTATTTTGGCAGAGGTTCAGATTCCACATGGAAACCTTGAGTACCATTAGTGAGAGCATCCATCAAATTGGCTAATTGTAATTAATAGGCCCCATGGAGGCATATTTACATATATCAATTCATCCCAGATACAGGAAGTTCCTGCACTTTGTGTATGAGAGAAATCAATATTGATACAGAGCCTTCAGGGCCTCCTCTTTGTAGGTGCTCATTAAACTGATGGGCACCATAGTGGCACATCAGAGAACCTCCTGCCAAGACTGTCTCATCTAGTCATCTAGTTCTTTAACAGTATCTAAGAGATGCCCAGTTGATATACCAGTTTATTGTAATATAGATTCTTGGTGAACCAAGAAGAGATCTCTGCACCCTGCCCCAAATCTGCAGCATATGGGGCTCAGAtcaaacagaatcatagaatagtagagttggaaggagcctacctagggaggtcgtgggatTCCCCACactaagatgcagctggacagccatgtgtcaggtatgctttaatgtggattcctgctttcagcaggggattggacaccatggccttataggccccttccaactttactattctatatGAGGCATTCTCAAGCATCACTTATGTTACATAGGAGTTGCTGCTTTTATTCTGATGCCTGTTTGGCAGATTGTGTACTGCTTTGCCTAGTTGGAAAAATCAAGAACGCTTTGAAGGCCCAGCTACGTCACCTAAATATATTCAGAAGAGCACATCTATATTTTTTTTATGTGCGTGGTACTGAACCAGAAGCAGGCATTCCaaaattttaaagcaaaatgtaTAAGTAAGTCATATAGATATTACAGGTGGAATGCTTTTCAACAAAGACTGAATTATGGATATATTTTTAATCCAATTATTAAAATGGGACAAGGTATTCAAATTGGATTATAAAATAACTTCTCTGCCCTTAGCACTGTCTTTCCATCTACCTATTCCTTTACACCAAAACAGTATCTTGGATAATTGTAGAAGCTGCTGTTAAATTGGCTCCGCAGCCTCTTGAGTCTAAATTTACATTCCCTTCCTGTAATCAATAGATAACTCTTCTAACCACCACCCCAAAGATGACTCAGATAAGGCAAATGCTTGTCCCATTTGGCTCATGCACCCACTTCCTTCCTGCACTAATTGCCAGCACAATTGATGGCACTTCATTGTCCTGCTTGATTACTGGAAAGAAAATGAGGGCAGGCCAGTTTGTCTTACATGAAAGTTGCATGCTTGATACAGAGATATAGTAGAAGCACTGGAAATTTACTGTAGAAAGTAGAAAGTAGACAAGTCGGggggaaacaattttttttgcttttttattaaattaattttaatatatacattttagcaTTCATAAATTATACATCAGAAGTTTCATATACAGAAcccaaacaaaacacaacagcTTGGAACAGTCGTCTACTAGAGTATTGCTAGAGTCTAACTATAGGAGTTCATTGCAATCAAATCAAAGTCTTTACATCGTTCATTCACATCCaatagcagatctttaaataagaaCAGCCAAAAAATTGAGAActgattttctttcaaaattaataataaaaaagccacaaTAGCGTTTAACATcaataggttttaaaattaacaaaggtATAAAGTGCCGACTGTAGGGAGTGCGTTTGTAACTTCCCCCTTTGGTCAAGCTATAACGGAGAAACAGTTATATCTATCGATGCCTACAAGTGCATCTggattgccttcagcctctctctgccttatgccagccagccaatgtTTCCAGCTTTCACCCTCAAACAatctccccccctctctgccaaagtctcccagtggtccagccaggctgtgcagtTGTACTCTGTGGCTGGGGATAGGgtgccag containing:
- the LOC134403321 gene encoding 14 kDa phosphohistidine phosphatase-like; this translates as MAAAGEQLSSVPEAQIDSDGTFKYILVRVKRGADEYRDIVRGSAAAEFHNHIFDKVNPEMEKLGFVCKCLGGGKIEHNSKDKKIRVFGLSIGYGKADHSVTVEILKRSYVNYEISWSDDKK